One Brassica napus cultivar Da-Ae chromosome C3 unlocalized genomic scaffold, Da-Ae chrC03_Random_14, whole genome shotgun sequence genomic window, CAGCTGCTCTCCGTTGCCAGCCACAAGAATCAAAATATTTCCTCTCTCCGGTCCCCTATAATGATCTGATGGGTCACTTGCCCTCCGAGTCAATCCCAAGTTGACTCAGTCCTCCGAGCCACgctattgttttgttttttcatgaTGGCAGCTAACGTGACTCGTGTTTTAGCATGCCAATTTTTTCATTACAacctcaaaataaataaatagcatATCATCACGACAAGTGTAGAGTATGAGCATATTTATACGTACGTTAAGTCCAGagaaaaaaaagtgaaataGTGTAAAgcgagagagtagagagagatagggcAATGACAACGAAGTCAGTTTCTTCCCTCGCCATATTTTTCATCCTCTGTCTGGTTATCTTTGGTAAATTAACTAACTCTGAATTtctcattttgtaaaaaaaaaaaactgattcatTGGATTCATGGTGCCTCTTGGTGATCGCATGCAATATTTCGTTATACTATATCAATATGTAACGTATATTTTCTTAAGTATCTTTATATGAAATGAGCAGAAGTGCACGAGACAGAAGCGCAGGATAGAAAATGTCTTAAAGAATACGGAGGCGACGTGGGTTTCAGCTTCTGCGCGCCTCGGATATATCCGTTGTTCTGTTATCGGAGATGCCGTCAGAACAAGGGCGGCGCGAAAGGTGGAAAATGCCGTTCAGAGGCCCGGCACTGGTATGAAATGCTTATGCGATTTCTGCAGCAACACGCCAATCAAATTCTAAGCGATCGTTACATACTTTGGCCGTAGACGCAGACGCCTTGTGTTTGAATCTTGTATGTATCATGGTTTGTGTAATAATATCCAAGTAGTAACTTAATTAATAGCATTaagtgaaataaataaaataaataaagagaacTACGACTTAGTTTTCTGTAATTATACTTTAACATAAGTTAACAGTAAAAAACTCAAGAGTTGTTTGAAATTGAATTGATGTTTTTGGTTTGTTCTGTCAAATGTTTGGTCTCCTATATACGTTTGATATTTCTGAAAAATTAATACATGGGACCTATAGACGATGGTCCGTATTGTATCTACTCTACACAGACCACTCACTATGATATTTCTTATCGGATTCATTTATACGAGTGGTTGCAAGGAAGTTAATGAAAAGCCTAGTGGGTTTGAAGGTCTTTAAAAGATGAATAGCACGACAAGTACTTTAGACGCCACTTAGACAAAAACAGCATAACTTGGAGCGAGAGACATATCTGAATAGAGAGAAAATGGGAAAGACAACAAAGTCAGTGTTCATCATCGCTGTcctcttcttcgttatctccagTGAGTTTAATCCATGTTTTACTAAGATTTTGAGATTGGATATATAGCTGTACTAGTTGTGCTTGTTACTAATAAAAAGTTTTCTTTACCAAAGAAGGGCAAAGAGTTGGTATAGTGATTAAAACTTTTATCTTTTCTTAATGTATTCATTATTTTTACAAGGTTATcaactttaaaagaaaaaaaaagataaaaaatccAATAACATATATACCACTAGTGAGTTCGTCTAAGCAAATTAAACCTGATTACCTGATAAAAATATAAGAGTCCAAATTTAACATGGTCTGACCTTTGCACTAGGGGATGAAAGGGCCTAGAAACACATAACCTCTTTACTTATATTTAACATGGTCTGATctcagtttcaaaaaaaaaaaaacatggtctGATCTTACTTATTCAAAAACAAGTTTTTCCTTTGTTAGTGACAATTAGTTAAATCCACTTCtgaatttattgttttttgcgtttagttttgaattttaacatATTGTCTTATGAACAAAAATTGTATCGTACtttgtaattaaaataatttatgagaaatcgaagaaaaataaattgtattaaaaCCGTAAATTCCTTTTTTAcgtatgtaaaattatatttgaaacaATCAAATGGAGACGTAAATGGTATATGAACAGAAGCGGCGGCAGAGATAGAAGTGGGGGAGCCTGGGTGTGCAATAGACTCCCGCGGTGACGTCGATAGACTATGTGTTAAACAACCACCATTATGTGATTGTTATTGTCGTTTGATCAAGCGTGCCGTTGGCGGAGGACGCTGTGTTGGACATATCACCGAGAATCTTGGATGCGTATGTTACATGTGCAACACGACGAACGCAAGCGATAGCTACAAGCTCTAGCTGCAGTTCTAAGCTTCAGTTGTCTGTTATAATGGAATCTGTTTGGGTTGTGTGAGTGTGTCTGTCGTCGTCGACATGTTCATGTGCGATATTAACATGAGCAACAGAATATCTACTAGTGTATATTCAAATACagtacattaaaaaaaaacatgagttcACTTCAGTTTGCGActcattatataaaataaaggtTATGCATTTACATAAGCATAATCTCATTCTGgtataatttaaaatgtttcGGTGTGTGTGTTTGTATGTAGTCGACATG contains:
- the LOC106385488 gene encoding defensin-like protein 195, producing the protein MGKTTKSVFIIAVLFFVISKAAAEIEVGEPGCAIDSRGDVDRLCVKQPPLCDCYCRLIKRAVGGGRCVGHITENLGCVCYMCNTTNASDSYKL